The window CGTACCGCAAGGACGGCGCGGCGTTCGGCAACCGCGAGCGGCTGCTTCCCCGGCAGCCGGGCGGCCACTACCGCGAATACACCGTGCCCACCCCCGGCGAAACCGACCGGGGCGCGCGGCGCATCGTGTGTGGTGGCGTGCCCGTGACCCGCACTGCCGAGTGCTATTACACCGCCGACCACTACGCCAGTTTCCGGAGGATTGCGCCATGATTCAGGTGTTCAATGAACCGCCCCAGGGTCTGCAGGCCGCGCCCCACGAGCCCCGCATTCTGGCGGCCGGCCACCAGATCGGGGTGCGGGAGATCAAGTTTGGTGAAGTGCACGACAAGGGCGGCCTGATGCTGGCCCTGGGCGCGGGGCTGGCCCTGCCCGGCGCCTTTGGCCGCAACTGGGACGCCCTGTACGACGTGCTGACCGACCCTGACCGCACGCCGCCCCGGCTGGCCCTGCTGCTGTGCGATTACGCCGACTTCCGCCGCCGCCATCCCCACCTCAGCCAGGAACTGGAAGCCACGCTGCTGGATGCCCAGCGCAGCGCCGCTGGGCAGGACCGGGCCCTGTGGCTGCTGCTGGAAGAACCGGAGAG of the Deinococcus aquaedulcis genome contains:
- a CDS encoding barstar family protein; translation: MIQVFNEPPQGLQAAPHEPRILAAGHQIGVREIKFGEVHDKGGLMLALGAGLALPGAFGRNWDALYDVLTDPDRTPPRLALLLCDYADFRRRHPHLSQELEATLLDAQRSAAGQDRALWLLLEEPESDPTAW